AGCCGAGCCGCAAGCAGGGATAGGACAAACGTCACTAGGCCGATGGCCAGCGCCGGGAGGAGGATCGGGGCGGAGACCATGGCCAGGGAAAAGCCGACGGCCATGGCGTCGATGCTGGTGGCGATCGAAAGCATGACGAGGGTGGAGCCGCGGGTTGGGTCGCAAGGTGAATCCGGCGAATCACCCTTCAGGCCGGAGCGGATCATCCGTCCGGCGACGAACGCCAACAGCAGAAACGCCAGCCAGTGGTCGACGCTGCCCACCAGGGGCTCGATGGTCACACCCGCCAGCCATCCCAAGAGGGGCATGATCCCTTGAAAGAGGCCGAAGTGAAAAGCGATTCGGAGCGCCGGCCTCGGGCGGGAGGCAAACCCTCCCGCTCCGGCGCACAGCGAAACGGCCACGGCGTCCATCGAGAGGCCGACGGCGATGGAGAGGATCTCGATCAGGGACATGCTGGCTCCCGGCGAATTGCCCGAGTTTACCAGATATTGGAAAGCGTTCGACTATTGAAGATCGGAAAGGCCGGCCATCGATTGTCGAAAAGCCAGCCATAGACGATGGTCTCTGGATCAACGTCGAATTGCATGGGGGGCGCCGATTTTATTAGTGAAGACCGAGAGGCCGTCTTTCGTCGGCGCACGGCCGAAAGTCGAACATCGAAAAAGGGGAGATGGATGCGCAGTGGGGCCAAGGCGGCATGGACTTCCCTGCTGAACAGACGAAGAGGACACCCCACGGGGCAAGGCTGGGACCAACGATAATTATCGGCCATGGTCGACGGTCAATCGTCCATGGTCGATTGCCGATTTACTGGGCCAACGGCAACCGCTTTTCAATCGGGCGGATGACCATCACCACCTTGCCGCGGATTTCCAGGTTTTCATCGGGATTTTCGATTACGATCGGCTGCATCGAGGGGTTGGCCGGCTGCAACCGGACCTTTCCGTTTTCGAGATAGAAATATTTAAGCGTGGTTTCTTCACGATTTTTAATCCAAACCGCAACCATCTCCCCGTTGCGCGCCTCGCGTTGGGGCTTCAGGATGACGTAGTCGCCGTCGTGTACCATCGCGTCGATCATCGAATCCCCCCGGACGACGAGCGCAAACAGGTCGGCATCCCGTGGAAGGAGATCCTGGGAGATGGACAGAGCTTCGTCTTCGCCGAAGAGGGGTTCGCTGACGCCGGGAACCGGTGTGGGCTCGCCGGCTTGGATGTAACCCCAAACGCGGATGGATTGCTGTTCGGGCGTCCGCCGCGGACGGATCCCGCGGGCGACCCGCGGATCCCTTTCCAGAAGCCCCTCGCGCTGCAGGCGCTCGAGGTTGTAGCGCACTACGGAAAGGGATGGAATCCCCACGTGCTTCATTATCTCCCGGTACGAGGGTGCATAGCCATGATCGGCGAAGTACTCCTCGATGAAGGCTTTCATCCTGGTTTGACGTTCAGTTATCCCGCCTTCACGCATACCAACCTCCTGGCCGAAATTGCGACGCATATTCTTGAGAAAAATCGTACACGAACAATCGTTCTGTGTCAAGAAGGATAATTAAGAGTTTATTTATCCATAAATAATTAGATTGACCGCTGTGTATCGGAAAGCGTACAGAGGCGATAGGCTATTGTCTGGGCCAAGAATGCCGTTAGGGGTGTCATGCTCCGCCTACTCTGCGAAGCGGGGTGTATCTACCTGCCACACGCCTCATAATTCCAGGAATCCCGGAAAACACACGCGGGAATGGCGCCACAATCCAAAAGCAATGTTTCAATGGAAAAATCGTTTTTCCGCTTTCCAAACAGTCCCTAGAACATCAGTATATTGAAAGGGATTTTTGGGACAAAACACTTGCAGGGTGCTGAAACAGACAGGCCGGCTAAACAGTTTTTCTCCCATTTTCAGCACTCTGATAGATTGAGTATCCGGCTCTGTTCCCGAGGCCCGTAAAAATTTTTGGCAACAAAGTTCAAGCCTGCCTTCTTCTTTATCATCCCTTCGACCGCGCTTCGGTGAACGGATAAACGGCAGTGGATCTTGGTCAATTGTCGGAGTTTTCTTGCGATGGATGGATTGATCGAAGCCTGAGGAAACGCGGCGTGGGGCT
This DNA window, taken from Anaerolineales bacterium, encodes the following:
- the lexA gene encoding repressor LexA, which translates into the protein MKAFIEEYFADHGYAPSYREIMKHVGIPSLSVVRYNLERLQREGLLERDPRVARGIRPRRTPEQQSIRVWGYIQAGEPTPVPGVSEPLFGEDEALSISQDLLPRDADLFALVVRGDSMIDAMVHDGDYVILKPQREARNGEMVAVWIKNREETTLKYFYLENGKVRLQPANPSMQPIVIENPDENLEIRGKVVMVIRPIEKRLPLAQ
- a CDS encoding manganese efflux pump; this translates as MSLIEILSIAVGLSMDAVAVSLCAGAGGFASRPRPALRIAFHFGLFQGIMPLLGWLAGVTIEPLVGSVDHWLAFLLLAFVAGRMIRSGLKGDSPDSPCDPTRGSTLVMLSIATSIDAMAVGFSLAMVSAPILLPALAIGLVTFVLSLLAARLGHRLGQRFGSRMEIFGGMILLLIGLRILLSHLNLW